In Xenorhabdus nematophila ATCC 19061, one DNA window encodes the following:
- the nagB gene encoding glucosamine-6-phosphate deaminase — translation MRLIPLTTAGDVGRWSAHYIATKINEFNPTAERPFVLGLPTGSTPLATYRKLITLYQAGKVSFGHVVTFNMDEYIGLPADHPQSYHSFMHQNFFSHIDIPKENINLLNGNAVDIDVECQRYENKIKSYGKIQLFMGGVGNDGHIAFNEPASSLSSRTRIKTLTIETRTANSRFFNNDIAQVPKYALTVGVGTLMDAEEIMILATGMNKAQALQAAIEGHINHMWTVSCLQMHPKSLIVCDEPATMELKVKTVKYFRQLETDIINEFAS, via the coding sequence ATGAGGCTGATCCCCCTAACTACAGCAGGTGATGTTGGTCGATGGTCCGCTCACTATATCGCAACTAAAATCAATGAATTTAATCCAACGGCTGAGCGCCCTTTCGTGCTTGGGCTACCGACAGGCAGTACCCCGCTGGCTACCTATAGGAAACTGATTACCCTATATCAAGCGGGAAAAGTGAGCTTCGGGCATGTTGTGACATTTAATATGGATGAATACATTGGTCTGCCGGCAGATCATCCTCAAAGTTACCACTCATTTATGCATCAAAATTTCTTTAGCCATATTGATATCCCCAAAGAAAATATCAATTTGTTAAACGGAAATGCTGTAGATATTGATGTTGAGTGCCAACGTTACGAAAATAAGATCAAATCGTATGGCAAGATCCAGTTATTTATGGGGGGTGTGGGTAATGATGGGCATATTGCTTTTAATGAACCCGCCTCTTCCCTTTCTTCACGTACACGTATCAAGACACTCACCATTGAAACCCGGACAGCAAATTCCCGTTTTTTCAATAACGATATAGCACAAGTGCCCAAATACGCATTAACCGTTGGTGTCGGAACCTTGATGGATGCTGAAGAAATTATGATCCTGGCAACCGGAATGAATAAAGCACAAGCTCTGCAAGCTGCAATAGAAGGCCATATCAACCATATGTGGACAGTCAGTTGCCTCCAGATGCATCCCAAATCACTTATTGTCTGTGATGAGCCAGCAACAATGGAACTCAAGGTGAAAACAGTGAAATATTTCCGTCAGTTAGAGACTGACATTATCAATGAATTCGCCAGCTAA
- the fur gene encoding ferric iron uptake transcriptional regulator — MTDNNKALKNAGLKVTLPRLKILEVLQDPECHHVSAEDLYKKLIDIGEEIGLATVYRVLNQFDDAGIVTRHNFEGGKSVFELTQQHHHDHLICLDCGKVIEFNDEFIEERQKNIAERYGIKLSNHSLYLYGHCVDGDCRKDSALHDEHS; from the coding sequence ATGACCGACAACAATAAAGCATTGAAAAATGCTGGACTTAAAGTAACACTTCCACGATTGAAAATTCTGGAAGTGTTACAGGACCCAGAATGCCATCATGTCAGTGCGGAGGATCTCTACAAAAAACTGATTGATATCGGTGAAGAGATTGGCCTCGCCACTGTCTATCGCGTGTTGAACCAGTTCGATGATGCCGGCATTGTCACTCGCCACAATTTTGAAGGCGGTAAATCGGTTTTTGAACTCACTCAGCAACATCACCATGACCATCTGATTTGTCTCGACTGCGGTAAGGTCATTGAATTTAATGACGAATTTATTGAAGAGCGTCAGAAAAATATCGCTGAGCGTTATGGGATTAAGCTTTCAAACCATAGCCTCTATTTATATGGTCACTGTGTTGATGGTGATTGTCGCAAAGATAGCGCTCTGCATGATGAGCATTCATAG
- the nagA gene encoding N-acetylglucosamine-6-phosphate deacetylase yields MYALTNGIVYTGYDRLDNHAVIIADGLITQVCPVNELPDEIKKYDLHGANLAPGFIDLQVNGCGGVQFNERLEDISEETLHIMQKTNQRYGCTSFLPTLITSPDELMIKAIDVMRSYLKNNPNQALGVHLEGPYINPVKKGTHNPAYIRKPTPEMVNYLCLNADVITKITLAPEIVESKYIQQLAEAGIVVSAGHSNATYEEARHGFQNGMTFSTHLYNAMAAISGRQPGLISAIYDSSEIYAGIICDGMHVSWPNIRNSKKLKNEKLILVTDAILPAGLASDAMEQFTFANKTIYYRNGLCVDENGTLSGSSVTMIDSIKNSIEHVGIALDETLRMATLYPARAINVDKHLGTIEPGKVANLTAFTHDFKICKTIVNGNEVKTS; encoded by the coding sequence ATGTACGCATTAACCAATGGCATTGTCTATACCGGATATGACAGACTTGATAACCACGCAGTTATCATTGCGGATGGTTTAATTACGCAGGTTTGTCCAGTCAATGAATTGCCTGACGAGATTAAAAAATACGACTTACATGGTGCCAACCTTGCTCCCGGATTTATTGATTTGCAAGTCAACGGCTGTGGTGGTGTCCAATTTAATGAACGGTTGGAAGATATTTCAGAAGAAACTCTGCATATTATGCAGAAAACTAACCAGCGCTACGGATGTACCAGTTTCCTGCCTACCTTGATTACCAGCCCCGATGAATTAATGATAAAAGCCATCGACGTGATGCGCTCCTATTTGAAAAACAATCCCAATCAGGCCTTAGGGGTACATCTGGAAGGGCCTTATATTAACCCCGTTAAAAAAGGGACTCACAATCCGGCATATATCCGTAAACCTACACCAGAAATGGTCAACTACCTGTGTCTCAATGCGGATGTTATCACTAAAATTACTCTCGCCCCTGAAATCGTTGAAAGCAAATATATTCAGCAATTGGCCGAAGCTGGCATTGTTGTGTCTGCGGGTCATTCCAATGCTACCTATGAAGAAGCACGCCACGGTTTCCAAAATGGCATGACTTTTTCTACGCATTTATATAATGCAATGGCTGCGATTTCCGGCCGTCAACCCGGCCTAATCAGTGCCATTTATGATTCATCAGAAATCTATGCCGGCATTATCTGCGATGGAATGCACGTATCGTGGCCGAATATCCGTAATTCAAAAAAATTAAAAAATGAAAAACTGATTTTGGTAACCGATGCTATCCTCCCTGCCGGCCTGGCTTCTGATGCAATGGAACAATTTACCTTTGCTAATAAAACAATATATTATCGAAACGGATTATGTGTTGATGAAAATGGAACGCTGAGTGGCTCATCAGTCACAATGATTGATAGCATCAAGAATAGTATTGAACATGTTGGTATTGCTTTGGATGAAACGTTGCGGATGGCTACGCTTTACCCAGCCCGCGCAATCAATGTTGATAAACATCTCGGCACGATTGAGCCTGGCAAGGTAGCGAATCTGACCGCATTTACTCACGATTTCAAAATTTGCAAGACCATTGTTAACGGGAATGAAGTCAAAACATCGTGA
- a CDS encoding beta-N-acetylhexosaminidase translates to MKTAKLRTLAALITIVGFIGSSYAEMSSVEPLQMSPQQVVDSLSQLKVNFKVIDNQAGSHGTDCAILGADSAACNRVNITLGNGNQAINSADWALYFHSIRQILKLDNVQYKITHITGDLYKLEPTEKFTGIKANEKIVLPIIGEYWQIYSTDFIPRWYATSGNAEPKILANTDTGNISEFLSALEGDQWKRTTADHNTLMTAENRFVKNQAMVKIGEDKLRGQIIPTPKVLSIHSQDVDLSRGVKLELGGLSQESVKLIRERFKSHDINLTDNGYRITTQINENRFKGNWRVKGAYSLEITTQGVQVVAFDQSGVFYGLQSLFSLLPANRAPKIATLTVKDAPRFEYRGVFLDVGRNFHSKEAVLRLLDQMSNYKLNKFHFHLSDDEGWRLEIPGLPELTEIGSQRCHDLSETKCILPQLGSGPNSNNMGSGYFSRQDYIDILNYAKARQIEVIPEIDVPAHARAAVVSMEARYKRLMAEGKVQAANEYRLLDPTDTSNTTSVQFYDRRSYLNPCMDSSKKFIDKVISEIVAMHKAAGLPLNTWHFGGDEAKNIRLGPGYQDKDEPIVPGKGIINKKIEDKPWAKSQACQKMIAEGVIKDVDELSSYFAVEVSKIVNAYGIDTMQAWQDGLKHAKSAKDFATKHTAVNFWDTLYWDGYDLVNNWANKDYRVVISSPDYIYLDMPYEVNPKESGYYWATRFNDEAKIFSFAPNNLPQNAETSVDRDGNKFNSHSNKRWSGAYGMSGQLWSEVVRTDEQMEYMIYPRLLPLAERSWHQADWELDYQQGREFKGGITHYVDADALNQDWMRFANLIGQNELAKLDKANISYRLPVPGGRIVAGTFEANIALPGVVIQYSLDGGKTWQIYDDRQRPHVTGNVKIRSVSTDGKRFSRIDDVKF, encoded by the coding sequence ATGAAAACCGCTAAATTACGTACCTTGGCAGCACTCATTACGATAGTTGGATTTATTGGAAGTTCTTATGCAGAAATGTCATCTGTGGAACCATTACAGATGTCACCACAACAAGTAGTGGATTCGCTGAGTCAGTTAAAAGTTAATTTTAAAGTCATTGATAACCAAGCCGGATCACATGGCACAGACTGCGCAATACTTGGTGCTGATTCGGCGGCTTGTAATCGGGTTAATATCACTTTGGGCAATGGCAATCAGGCAATCAATTCCGCTGATTGGGCACTCTATTTCCACAGTATTCGCCAGATCCTGAAACTTGATAATGTTCAATACAAAATTACCCATATCACGGGTGATTTGTATAAATTGGAGCCGACTGAGAAATTTACCGGCATCAAAGCCAATGAAAAGATTGTGCTGCCTATCATTGGAGAGTATTGGCAAATTTACAGCACAGATTTTATACCTCGCTGGTATGCAACTTCCGGCAATGCAGAACCTAAGATATTGGCGAATACCGATACCGGAAACATCAGTGAATTTTTATCTGCTTTAGAGGGGGATCAATGGAAACGTACCACGGCAGATCATAACACGTTGATGACGGCTGAAAATCGCTTTGTGAAGAATCAGGCAATGGTAAAAATTGGCGAGGATAAACTGCGCGGGCAGATTATTCCCACGCCTAAAGTACTTTCTATTCATTCGCAGGATGTCGATTTATCCCGGGGCGTGAAATTAGAACTGGGAGGGTTGAGCCAAGAATCGGTTAAATTGATCAGAGAGCGTTTCAAATCCCATGATATCAATTTAACGGATAACGGCTATCGTATTACGACCCAGATCAATGAAAACAGATTTAAAGGTAACTGGCGGGTAAAAGGGGCTTATTCACTAGAGATCACCACTCAGGGAGTCCAAGTTGTCGCGTTTGATCAATCAGGTGTCTTTTATGGCTTGCAATCACTGTTTTCCCTGCTTCCCGCCAATCGTGCACCTAAAATTGCTACATTGACGGTAAAAGATGCACCAAGGTTTGAATATCGCGGTGTGTTCCTTGATGTTGGGCGCAATTTCCACAGCAAAGAAGCTGTCTTGCGTCTGCTCGATCAAATGTCCAATTACAAGTTAAACAAATTCCATTTCCATTTGAGTGATGATGAAGGTTGGCGTCTGGAAATTCCTGGTTTACCGGAACTGACAGAAATTGGCAGCCAACGTTGTCATGATTTAAGTGAAACGAAATGTATACTGCCACAATTGGGATCAGGGCCGAATAGCAATAATATGGGCAGTGGTTATTTTAGCCGTCAGGATTACATTGATATCCTGAATTACGCAAAAGCCCGCCAGATAGAAGTGATCCCAGAAATTGATGTTCCGGCTCATGCCCGTGCTGCGGTTGTCTCAATGGAAGCGCGTTATAAGCGATTAATGGCAGAGGGCAAAGTTCAGGCAGCCAATGAATATCGCTTGCTTGATCCGACAGATACCTCGAACACCACATCCGTTCAGTTCTACGATCGCCGGAGTTACCTTAACCCGTGCATGGATTCGTCTAAGAAGTTTATTGATAAAGTTATCAGCGAAATCGTTGCCATGCACAAAGCAGCCGGATTGCCATTGAATACATGGCATTTTGGTGGTGATGAGGCGAAAAATATTCGTCTGGGGCCGGGATATCAGGATAAAGATGAACCGATTGTGCCGGGAAAAGGGATTATCAACAAAAAAATTGAAGACAAACCCTGGGCTAAGTCTCAGGCCTGCCAGAAGATGATCGCTGAGGGTGTGATCAAAGATGTTGATGAGCTTTCCAGTTATTTTGCTGTTGAAGTCAGTAAAATCGTGAATGCTTACGGTATTGATACGATGCAGGCATGGCAGGATGGTTTGAAACACGCAAAATCAGCCAAAGACTTTGCGACTAAACATACTGCGGTCAATTTCTGGGATACTCTCTATTGGGATGGCTATGATTTGGTAAATAATTGGGCGAATAAGGATTATCGGGTTGTTATCTCCAGTCCTGATTATATTTACCTCGATATGCCGTATGAAGTGAACCCCAAAGAATCTGGCTATTATTGGGCAACCCGGTTTAATGATGAGGCGAAAATTTTTAGTTTTGCGCCGAATAACTTGCCACAGAATGCTGAAACATCCGTCGATCGCGATGGCAATAAATTCAATTCTCACAGCAATAAACGTTGGTCGGGGGCTTACGGGATGTCCGGGCAATTATGGAGTGAAGTTGTGCGGACAGATGAACAGATGGAATATATGATTTATCCGCGCTTGCTGCCGTTGGCGGAACGGTCATGGCATCAGGCTGACTGGGAACTGGATTATCAGCAGGGCAGGGAATTTAAAGGCGGCATAACGCATTATGTCGATGCCGATGCGCTTAATCAGGACTGGATGCGTTTTGCCAATCTGATAGGGCAGAATGAACTGGCTAAATTAGATAAAGCGAATATTTCATACCGTTTGCCAGTACCGGGCGGAAGAATTGTTGCCGGAACATTTGAAGCCAATATTGCCTTGCCGGGTGTTGTTATCCAGTATTCATTGGATGGTGGTAAAACATGGCAGATTTATGATGACAGGCAGCGTCCTCATGTCACAGGTAATGTGAAAATTCGCTCTGTCAGTACCGATGGAAAACGCTTTAGCCGAATAGACGACGTGAAATTTTAA
- the nagE gene encoding N-acetylglucosamine-specific PTS transporter subunit IIBC — translation MNILSYLQRIGRALMVPVATLPAAAILVGIGYWIDPTGWGANNALAALLLTSGNAILENMGMLFAVGIAYGMSKDKDGAAALAGLIGFIVVIKLCSPSAVAMITGTSLEGVPTAFSKINNPFIGILVGVFSAELYNRYSNVELPLALSFFSGRRLVPILNSFLMIIVSLILMFVWTIVYDWLVAFGESITNLGSAGAGLYAFFNRLLIPIGLHHALNSVFWFDVAGINDIPNFLAGQKSIEAGTAIPGITGRYQAGFFPIMMFGLPGAALAIYHCARPENKVMVGGIMMAGAFAAFFTGITEPLEFSFMFVAPVLYVLHAIMTGISVYIAAAMHWIAGFGFSAGFVDLLLSSRNPLAVHWYMLILQGLVFFCLYYVVFRFTIKKFNLMTLGREMPAADQVNAHNADRAKNDSQSTNNIQEEAYQYIASVGGSDNLTAIDACISRLRLSVKDSGLVSSHLVKRLGASGIVRLNKQSVQIIVGMRAELIANAMHEVLARGPVPASTETVQSETQSPETTAEKQKKKTILTLMAPMSGEVVNLEDVPDEAFSSKLVGEGIAIRPISDIVFSPVDGTVVKIFDTNHALCITTDNGVEVIVHIGIDTVSLDGKGFERLVEEGMQVKAGSPILKLDLNYLNLHAKSLISPVIISNIDDYEGVNIICKGSVTANKSVLFQVI, via the coding sequence GTGAATATTCTGAGCTACTTACAACGGATTGGCCGGGCATTGATGGTGCCTGTGGCGACATTGCCTGCTGCGGCAATATTGGTTGGTATAGGTTATTGGATTGATCCAACGGGTTGGGGAGCTAATAACGCTCTGGCGGCATTGCTTCTCACGTCAGGTAATGCCATTCTCGAAAATATGGGCATGCTGTTTGCTGTCGGAATTGCTTATGGAATGTCTAAAGATAAAGATGGTGCTGCCGCGTTAGCGGGGTTAATTGGGTTTATCGTTGTTATAAAGCTGTGTTCTCCTTCTGCGGTGGCGATGATTACAGGCACCTCGCTTGAGGGAGTCCCCACGGCATTCAGTAAGATAAATAATCCATTTATTGGAATTCTGGTGGGTGTGTTTTCTGCTGAACTGTATAACCGTTACAGTAATGTAGAATTACCACTGGCATTATCTTTTTTCAGTGGTCGTCGCTTAGTTCCCATCCTGAACTCTTTCTTGATGATTATCGTATCTCTCATCCTGATGTTTGTTTGGACTATCGTTTATGATTGGCTGGTGGCATTCGGCGAAAGTATTACGAATCTTGGTTCAGCAGGCGCGGGTTTGTATGCTTTTTTCAATCGTTTGTTAATCCCGATTGGTTTGCATCATGCTCTCAATTCGGTTTTCTGGTTTGATGTTGCAGGGATTAATGATATTCCTAACTTCTTGGCTGGGCAAAAATCAATTGAAGCAGGTACCGCGATTCCAGGTATAACAGGACGTTATCAGGCGGGATTCTTCCCGATTATGATGTTTGGTTTACCGGGAGCGGCATTGGCGATTTATCATTGCGCGCGTCCCGAAAACAAAGTAATGGTCGGCGGGATTATGATGGCAGGTGCGTTTGCAGCCTTCTTTACAGGTATAACTGAACCGCTTGAATTTTCTTTCATGTTTGTTGCGCCGGTGCTTTATGTACTACACGCTATTATGACGGGAATTTCGGTATATATTGCGGCAGCGATGCACTGGATCGCTGGTTTTGGGTTTAGTGCCGGGTTTGTCGACCTGCTATTGTCCTCGCGAAATCCATTGGCTGTTCATTGGTATATGTTGATTCTACAGGGCTTAGTATTTTTCTGTCTGTATTATGTTGTATTCCGTTTCACCATAAAAAAATTCAATCTGATGACACTGGGGCGTGAAATGCCTGCCGCAGACCAAGTTAATGCTCATAACGCCGATAGGGCAAAAAATGACAGTCAATCGACCAATAATATTCAAGAAGAGGCGTATCAGTATATTGCTTCAGTAGGCGGTTCAGATAACTTAACGGCTATTGATGCCTGTATCAGCCGATTGCGTTTATCAGTAAAAGACTCTGGCTTAGTCAGTAGTCACTTGGTAAAACGTCTTGGTGCTTCTGGCATTGTCCGGCTTAATAAACAGAGTGTTCAGATTATTGTCGGAATGCGAGCAGAATTGATAGCCAATGCTATGCACGAGGTATTGGCACGAGGTCCTGTGCCTGCATCTACAGAGACTGTACAATCTGAAACTCAATCTCCGGAGACAACAGCTGAGAAACAGAAAAAGAAAACTATCTTGACCTTAATGGCACCGATGAGTGGTGAAGTGGTCAATTTGGAAGATGTGCCGGATGAAGCGTTTTCTAGCAAGTTAGTGGGTGAGGGTATTGCTATCAGACCAATATCAGATATCGTTTTTTCTCCGGTTGATGGTACGGTAGTGAAAATCTTTGATACCAATCATGCGTTATGTATTACCACAGATAATGGTGTTGAAGTGATCGTTCATATAGGCATTGATACCGTCTCACTGGATGGAAAAGGATTTGAACGTTTAGTTGAAGAAGGGATGCAAGTCAAAGCCGGGAGTCCAATACTAAAATTGGATCTTAACTATTTGAATCTTCATGCTAAATCCTTAATAAGCCCAGTGATTATCAGTAATATTGATGATTACGAAGGTGTTAATATTATTTGCAAGGGGAGTGTAACTGCGAATAAATCAGTTCTATTCCAAGTGATATAA
- the glnS gene encoding glutamine--tRNA ligase, translating into MSEADARPTNFIRQIIDEDLATGKHTSVHTRFPPEPNGYLHIGHAKSICLNFGIAQDYQGQCNLRFDDTNPVKEDIEYVDSIKNDVQWLGFQWSGNICYSSDYFDTLYQYAIELINKGLAYVDELSAEEIREYRGTLKEPGKNSPYRDRSVEENFALFEKMRAGELAEGKACLRAKIDMASPFIVMRDPVIYRIKFAEHHQSGNKWCIYPMYDFTHCISDALEGITHSICTLEFQDNRRLYDWVLDNITIDCHPRQYEFSRLNLEYTVMSKRKLNQLVTENIVDGWDDPRMPTISGLRRRGYTAASIREFCRRIGVTKQDNNVEMASLESCIRDDLNENAPRAMAVLDPVKLVIENMPEGDVILTMPNHPNKPEMGSRAVPFSRELYIDRADFREEANRQYKRLVLGKEVRLRNAYVIQAERVEKDAEGNITTIYCQYDPETLNKDPADGRKVKGVIHWVSAAHGVPAEFYLYDRLFSVPNPGAEDDFLSVINAESLMIRKGFAEPGLVNALPEKTYQFEREGYFCADSRLSSADRLVFNRTVGLRDTWAKISQA; encoded by the coding sequence ATGAGTGAGGCAGATGCCCGCCCGACAAACTTTATTCGTCAGATTATTGACGAAGATCTGGCAACTGGTAAACATACATCAGTACATACCCGTTTCCCGCCTGAACCTAACGGTTATCTGCATATCGGCCATGCTAAGTCGATCTGCCTGAATTTCGGCATCGCTCAGGACTATCAGGGACAATGCAACCTACGTTTTGACGATACAAACCCGGTTAAAGAAGATATCGAATACGTTGATTCGATCAAAAATGATGTACAGTGGCTCGGTTTCCAGTGGAGCGGCAATATTTGCTATTCTTCTGACTATTTCGATACCCTGTATCAATACGCCATTGAGTTAATCAACAAAGGATTGGCGTATGTTGATGAACTGAGTGCTGAAGAGATCCGTGAATATCGTGGGACACTGAAAGAACCGGGTAAAAACAGTCCATATCGTGATCGTAGTGTGGAAGAGAACTTTGCACTGTTTGAAAAAATGCGTGCTGGTGAACTCGCTGAAGGTAAAGCGTGTCTGCGTGCCAAGATTGATATGGCATCCCCGTTTATTGTGATGCGTGATCCGGTCATTTATCGAATCAAATTTGCAGAGCACCATCAGTCAGGCAATAAATGGTGCATCTACCCGATGTACGATTTTACACACTGCATTTCCGATGCACTGGAAGGGATCACTCACTCTATTTGTACGCTGGAATTCCAGGATAACCGTCGTCTGTACGACTGGGTATTGGATAACATCACGATTGATTGCCACCCGCGTCAGTACGAGTTTTCTCGCCTGAATCTGGAATATACGGTGATGTCTAAGCGCAAGCTGAATCAATTGGTGACAGAAAACATCGTCGATGGTTGGGATGATCCGCGTATGCCAACCATTTCCGGCTTACGTCGCCGCGGTTATACTGCTGCCTCCATCCGTGAATTTTGTCGCCGCATTGGTGTGACTAAGCAAGATAACAATGTTGAAATGGCATCATTGGAATCCTGCATCCGTGATGATCTGAATGAAAATGCACCGCGCGCAATGGCGGTTCTCGATCCGGTTAAACTGGTGATTGAGAACATGCCGGAAGGTGACGTTATCCTGACGATGCCTAACCATCCCAACAAGCCAGAAATGGGTAGCCGTGCAGTTCCGTTCAGCCGTGAGCTTTACATTGACCGTGCGGATTTCCGTGAAGAAGCAAACCGCCAATATAAGCGTCTGGTGCTGGGTAAAGAAGTGCGCCTGCGTAATGCGTATGTGATTCAGGCAGAACGTGTTGAGAAAGATGCGGAAGGCAATATCACAACAATTTACTGCCAGTATGATCCTGAAACCCTGAACAAAGATCCGGCTGATGGCCGCAAAGTGAAAGGGGTTATTCATTGGGTAAGCGCCGCACATGGTGTACCGGCAGAATTTTATCTGTATGACCGCCTGTTCAGTGTACCGAACCCAGGTGCAGAAGATGACTTCCTGTCTGTCATCAATGCTGAATCTCTGATGATCCGTAAAGGGTTTGCAGAGCCTGGTTTGGTAAACGCACTGCCAGAAAAAACTTACCAGTTTGAGCGTGAAGGTTATTTCTGTGCTGACAGCCGCCTCTCAAGTGCTGATCGTCTGGTGTTTAACCGTACTGTGGGTTTACGTGATACTTGGGCGAAAATCTCTCAGGCATAA
- a CDS encoding tetratricopeptide repeat protein, whose translation MINFIFKNKRNLISLLLFLSFTVQSSNMNKHDIPSAIFNYPDDFLSALSIPMPKNENEYFELVNKANTGDSEANWMLAVIQHTVGNYQAASERYNLSISRNDKYKPKSMINLGFIFEKENKFAEARSLFERAGEIGHFEGYRTIGTNYLNGTGVKQNFSKAKEYYKKASQIGCYECTYFINNWDEVVKLKKSEK comes from the coding sequence ATGATTAATTTTATTTTTAAAAATAAAAGGAATTTAATTTCTTTATTATTATTTTTATCTTTTACGGTGCAAAGTTCGAATATGAATAAACATGATATTCCATCGGCTATATTTAATTACCCAGATGATTTTTTATCAGCGTTATCTATTCCAATGCCTAAAAATGAAAATGAATATTTTGAGTTGGTAAATAAAGCAAACACCGGAGATTCAGAAGCAAATTGGATGCTTGCCGTAATACAACATACTGTAGGTAATTATCAGGCGGCCAGTGAAAGATATAATTTATCTATTTCTAGGAATGATAAATACAAGCCAAAATCCATGATTAATCTGGGGTTTATTTTTGAAAAAGAAAATAAATTCGCTGAGGCCCGGTCTCTTTTTGAACGGGCTGGAGAAATTGGCCATTTTGAAGGTTACCGCACTATTGGAACTAATTATTTGAATGGAACAGGGGTAAAGCAAAATTTTAGTAAAGCGAAGGAATATTATAAGAAAGCGAGCCAAATCGGGTGTTATGAGTGTACGTATTTTATTAACAATTGGGATGAGGTAGTTAAATTAAAAAAATCAGAAAAATAA
- the ybfE gene encoding LexA regulated protein produces the protein MAKEQTDRTTLDLFADERRPGRPKTNPLSRDEQLRINKRNQLRRDKVKGLRRVELKLNEDAVDALNLLARQRNISRSELIEQMLLAQLAEKNHLAD, from the coding sequence ATGGCAAAAGAACAAACTGATCGCACCACACTGGATTTGTTCGCAGATGAACGCAGGCCAGGGCGACCTAAAACAAATCCGCTGTCCAGAGATGAACAGCTTAGGATTAATAAACGTAACCAGTTGCGACGAGATAAAGTCAAGGGACTGCGTCGAGTGGAACTCAAACTCAACGAAGATGCTGTCGATGCACTAAATCTTCTGGCAAGACAGCGCAATATCAGCCGCAGTGAACTGATTGAACAAATGCTGTTAGCCCAACTGGCAGAAAAAAACCACCTTGCCGATTAA
- the fldA gene encoding flavodoxin FldA, with translation MAIIGIFFGSDTGNTENIAKMIQEKLGGADVAEVHDIAKSSKEDIEAFDILLLGIPTWYYGEAQCDWDDFFPTLEEINFEGKLVALFGCGDQEDYAEYFCDSMGTIRDIIEPNGAIIVGHWSTEGYHFEASKGMADDNHFIGLAIDEDRQPELTDERVEAWVQKIKAEMSLSEILGA, from the coding sequence ATGGCAATAATAGGTATATTCTTCGGCAGCGATACAGGTAACACAGAGAACATCGCCAAGATGATCCAAGAAAAATTGGGCGGTGCTGATGTTGCTGAAGTTCACGATATTGCCAAAAGCAGTAAAGAAGATATTGAAGCTTTCGATATTCTGCTGCTTGGCATCCCAACCTGGTATTACGGTGAAGCTCAATGTGATTGGGATGATTTCTTCCCGACGCTAGAAGAGATCAACTTTGAAGGAAAGCTGGTTGCCCTGTTCGGTTGTGGTGATCAGGAAGACTATGCAGAGTACTTCTGTGATTCTATGGGTACCATTCGCGATATTATTGAACCTAATGGCGCGATTATCGTAGGCCACTGGTCAACCGAAGGGTATCACTTTGAAGCCTCTAAAGGCATGGCCGATGATAATCATTTTATCGGTCTGGCTATTGATGAAGATCGCCAGCCAGAATTGACTGATGAGCGTGTTGAAGCTTGGGTACAGAAAATCAAGGCCGAAATGAGCCTATCAGAAATTCTGGGAGCATAA